From Spirosoma aerolatum, one genomic window encodes:
- a CDS encoding sulfatase family protein, with protein sequence MTLKLMAKSVAGLAALGTLLFVAPGYLPEKSATVQKPARPNIIFIFSDDHTHQAISAYGSKLAKTPNIDRIASEGAILHTNIVTNSICGPSRATLLTGQFSHVNGYKLNEKVFDIRQSVFPEELQKNGYQTAWVGKMHLGALPHGFDYLNVLPGHGHYYNSDFVNSKNETVRYPGYVTNVITKLSLDWLKQRDESKPFFLVVGHKATHREWLPDIPDLGAYDNRTFPIPPTFYDDYAGRLAAQDQDMTIDKTMRLKEDLKVHLDYDNKGAFNGYNRFTPEQRKPFQAYYDKISREFDEKKLTGKALVEWKYQRYLKDYLSVANSLDRNIGELLDYLDKTGLAKNTVVVYASDQGFYMGEHGWFDKRWIYEESLKTPFVIRYPGVIKPHTHINQLVSNIDWAPTILNLTGTAIPSYIQGESFLPLLKGEKTNWRKEAYYHYYEFPQPHHVSPHFGIRTEQYTLARFYGPKDFWELYDIKKDPHNLHNLYGQKGYEAITADLKKKLTEQIKKYKDDEALKLVDTKS encoded by the coding sequence TGGCTGCTTTGGGCACCTTGCTGTTTGTCGCCCCCGGTTATTTACCTGAAAAATCGGCTACTGTTCAGAAACCCGCCCGTCCGAACATTATTTTTATTTTCTCCGACGACCATACGCATCAGGCCATCAGCGCGTATGGAAGCAAACTGGCTAAAACACCCAATATCGACCGGATTGCCAGCGAGGGCGCTATTTTGCATACTAACATTGTGACCAATTCCATTTGTGGCCCCAGCCGGGCTACGCTACTTACGGGCCAGTTTAGCCACGTGAATGGGTACAAACTCAATGAGAAGGTGTTCGATATCCGGCAGTCGGTATTTCCCGAAGAGTTGCAGAAGAATGGCTATCAGACGGCCTGGGTTGGGAAAATGCACCTGGGTGCACTACCGCATGGTTTCGATTACCTGAACGTACTACCCGGACATGGCCATTACTACAATTCCGATTTTGTGAATTCTAAGAATGAAACGGTACGGTATCCGGGCTATGTGACCAACGTCATTACGAAACTGTCGCTCGACTGGCTGAAGCAGCGCGACGAATCGAAGCCATTTTTCCTGGTCGTCGGTCACAAAGCTACCCACCGCGAGTGGCTGCCCGATATTCCTGATCTGGGGGCGTATGATAACCGCACCTTTCCCATTCCGCCAACCTTTTATGACGATTATGCAGGACGCTTAGCGGCTCAGGATCAGGATATGACCATCGATAAAACGATGCGGCTTAAAGAGGATCTGAAAGTTCATCTCGATTATGACAATAAGGGCGCCTTCAATGGCTACAATCGGTTTACCCCCGAACAACGTAAACCTTTTCAGGCCTACTATGATAAAATTAGCCGGGAGTTTGACGAGAAAAAGTTAACAGGTAAAGCCCTGGTCGAGTGGAAGTACCAGCGCTATCTGAAAGATTATCTGTCAGTAGCCAATTCATTGGATCGAAACATTGGCGAATTGCTGGATTATCTGGATAAAACAGGCCTGGCGAAAAACACCGTAGTGGTGTATGCATCCGACCAGGGATTTTACATGGGCGAGCATGGCTGGTTCGACAAACGCTGGATTTACGAAGAATCGCTGAAAACGCCCTTTGTAATTCGGTATCCGGGAGTGATCAAACCCCATACGCACATCAACCAACTGGTATCGAATATCGACTGGGCTCCGACGATCCTCAACCTGACTGGTACGGCTATTCCAAGCTATATTCAGGGCGAATCGTTTCTGCCATTACTGAAAGGCGAAAAGACAAATTGGCGAAAGGAAGCGTATTATCATTATTATGAGTTCCCGCAGCCGCACCACGTATCCCCCCATTTTGGCATCCGAACCGAGCAATACACATTGGCACGTTTTTACGGTCCGAAGGATTTCTGGGAACTGTACGACATCAAAAAAGACCCGCACAACCTGCATAATTTGTACGGCCAGAAAGGCTACGAAGCCATTACGGCCGATTTGAAAAAGAAACTGACGGAGCAGATAAAGAAATATAAGGACGATGAGGCTCTTAAACTGGTTGACACCAAATCGTAA